In Oreochromis aureus strain Israel breed Guangdong linkage group 20, ZZ_aureus, whole genome shotgun sequence, the following are encoded in one genomic region:
- the l3mbtl1 gene encoding lethal(3)malignant brain tumor-like protein 1 isoform X1: MSAKVNMEAPAKEPDCTPMDPSSSSPTETILICGGDGVAKKARPQPHTTTALLLPGELISPAHQKVEVTPAVAVGNPGKGSRANEMATPALTAQVGGACSIVHVLELKEGMAILPSSNLKFCVSDLGALSTLITPGTASSTAEPAAGTSGRSTDAERVPDKPALSVTDASAPAGSGRGVALEPERLVPVKAEVQVDPGQQNHNPRAQRTYTEELRRDPITDKRSVGVEKVPAGGRVSLNPDHLKPMRKRKRKEYLSPSEEDSDIEGTDEKMDDSKAEGRHIRGGGDSKTEQWTWAQYLEETKAVAAPNKLFQESQRVPTVKNGFKQGMKLEGIDPQHPSMYFVLTVAEVCGYRLRLHFDGYSDCHDFWVNANSPDIHAAGWCESTGHKLHTPKGCKEEEFTWTNYLRMTKAQVAPKELFASPGRIDVKCGFEIGMKLEAVDRMNPSLICVATITDVVDDRFLVHFDNWDDTYDYWCDASSPYIHPIGWCQERNLPLTPPQDYPDQGRFSWSRYLEETGSKAVAADAFKVRSPHSFQPQMKLEAVDKRSPGLIRVATVEEVDTHRIKIHYDGWSHVYDEWVDSDHPDIHPAGWCEVTGHPLKIPPRDTKTQQPHGSNQPHVTPFSSLKTGGVREPPATGQSTYTSSVPCKPISQPRTNKYSFHNRKCPTPGCDGSGHVTGRFTAHHCISGCPLAERNQGRLKADLSDSECKRNLFFGQRTKKTHYRGRIGRPPKYRKNQQRDYQNMSSQGVYPSLFMSALSNQSDRTLSLCWEQHCKLLPGVQGIHASQVAAWSVEEVFRFVQNLIGCEEQARLFKEEMIDGEAFLLLTQTDIVKIMSIKLGPALKISNAILMFKSTDEGLK; encoded by the exons CTCCTGCCCATCAGAAGGTGGAGGTGACTCCAGCTGTTGCAGTGGGTAACCCAGGTAAAGGAAGCAGAGCCAATGAGATGGCCACGCCTGCACTGACAGCACAGGTGGGCGGAGCTTGTAGCATTGTCCATGTCCTAGAGTTGAAGGAGGGGATGGCCATCCTGCCCAGTAGCAACCTCAAG TTCTGTGTGAGTGACTTAGGAGCTCTGAGCACACTGATCACCCCGGGCACCGCCAGCAGCACCGCTGAACCTGCAGCAGGGACTTCTGGGAGATCCACTGACGCAGAAAGAGTTCCAGACAAGCCAG CCCTGTCTGTGACAGATGCGTCGGCTCCTGCCGGCTCTGGGAGGGGCGTGGCCCTGGAGCCAGAGAGGTTGGTGCCGGTCAAAGCTGAAGTCCAGGTTGATCCAGGACAACAGAACCATAATCCCAGAGCTCAGAGGACCTACACAGAGGAGCTCCGCAGAGACCCCATCACTGACAA GAGGAGCGTTGGCGTGGAGAAGGTGCCGGCAGGCGGGAGAGTCTCCCTCAACCCCGATCACTTGAAACCCATGAGGAAGAGGAAAAGGAAGGAGTACCTGAGTCCATCTGAGGAAGACTCTGACATCGAGGGCACG gaTGAGAAAATGGATGATTCTAAAGCAGAGGGCCGACACATCAGAGGAG GTGGAGACAGTAAGACAGAGCAGTGGACGTGGGCTCAGTACCTGGAGGAGACCAAAGCTGTTGCTGCTCCTAACAAGCTTTTCCAAGag TCCCAGAGAGTGCCGACAGTGAAGAACGGCTTCAAACAGGGGATGAAGCTGGAAGGCATCGACCCGCAGCATCCGTCCATGTACTTTGTCCTCACTGTAGCCGAG GTCTGCGGTTACCGGCTGCGGCTCCATTTTGATGGCTACTCTGACTGTCATGACTTCTGGGTGAATGCCAACTCTCCCGACATCCACGCTGCAGGCTGGTGTGAGAGCACAGGGCACAAACTGCACACCcccaaag GCTGTAAAGAGGAGGAGTTTACTTGGACCAACTATCTGAGAATGACTAAAGCACAAGTGGCTCCCAAAGAACTTTTTGCCAGTCCCGGAAGG ATCGATGTGAAGTGTGGTTTCGAGATAGGAATGAAGCTGGAGGCCGTCGATCGTATGAACCCCTCCCTGATCTGTGTAGCAACCATCACCGATGTGGTGGACGACCGCTTCCTGGTTCATTTTGACAATTGGGATGACACGTATGACTACTG GTGTGATGCCAGCAGTCCGTACATTCATCCTATTGGTTGGTGCCAAGAAAGGAACCTCCCACTAACACCACCCCAAG ATTATCCAGACCAGGGCCGGTTCTCCTGGTCTCGATACTTGGAGGAGACAGGATCCAAAGCAGTGGCTGCTGATGCCTTTAAAGTG CGGTCACCTCACAGCTTTCAGCCTCAGATGAAACTGGAGGCTGTGGACAAGAGAAGTCCCGGTCTCATAAGAGTGGCTACAGTTGAGGAGGTGGACACGCATCGCATTAAG ATCCATTATGATGGCTGGAGTCACGTCTATGATGAGTGGGTAGACTCAGATCACCCAGACATCCATCCAGCAGGCTGGTGCGAGGTGACCGGTCACCCGCTTAAAATCCCTCCACGGGACACCAAAACGCAGCAACCGCATGGTAGCAACCAGCCTCATGTGACTCCTTTTTCTTCACTTAAAACTGGAG GTGTGAGGGAGCCTCCTGCTACAGGCCAGTCCACCTACACCTCCTCTGTTCCCTGTAAACCCATCAGTCAGCCCAGAACCAACAAATACAGCTTCCACAACAG GAAGTGTCCAACTCCAGGGTGTGACGGCTCAGGCCATGTCACCGGTCGTTTCACCGCCCATCACTGCATATCCGGCTGCCCATTGGCTGAGCGTAACCAGGGTAGGCTGAAGGCTGACCTATCAGACTCAGAGTGCAAGAGAAACCTCTTCTTTGGCCAGAGGACTAAGAAGACTCATTACCGTGGCAG gATTGGTCGTCCTCCCAAATACAGAAAGAATCAACAGAGGGACTACCAGA ACATGTCCTCACAGGGAGTGTATCCGTCACTGTTCATGTCAGCTTTGAGCAACCAATCAGACCGCACTCTGTCTTTGTGCTGGGAACAGCACTGCAAGCTGCTGCCCGGCGTTCAGGGCATTCACGCCAGCCAGGTGGCCGCATGGAGTGTCGAGGAG GTCTTCAGATTTGTCCAGAATTTAATTGGCTGTGAAGAACAGGCTCGTCTCTTCAAAGAAGAG ATGATCGACGGAGAGGCTTTCCTGCTGCTGACCCAGACCGACATTGTGAAGATCATGAGCATTAAGCTAGGCCCCGCCCTCAAGATTTCCAACGCCATCCTCATGTTCAAGAGCACAGACGAGGGACTCAAGTGA
- the l3mbtl1 gene encoding lethal(3)malignant brain tumor-like protein 1 isoform X3, with amino-acid sequence MSAKVNMEAPAKEPDCTPMDPSSSSPTETILICGGDGVAKKARPQPHTTTALLLPGELISPAHQKVEVTPAVAVGNPGKGSRANEMATPALTAQVGGACSIVHVLELKEGMAILPSSNLKFCVSDLGALSTLITPGTASSTAEPAAGTSGRSTDAERVPDKPDASAPAGSGRGVALEPERLVPVKAEVQVDPGQQNHNPRAQRTYTEELRRDPITDKRSVGVEKVPAGGRVSLNPDHLKPMRKRKRKEYLSPSEEDSDIEGTDEKMDDSKAEGRHIRGGGDSKTEQWTWAQYLEETKAVAAPNKLFQESQRVPTVKNGFKQGMKLEGIDPQHPSMYFVLTVAEVCGYRLRLHFDGYSDCHDFWVNANSPDIHAAGWCESTGHKLHTPKGCKEEEFTWTNYLRMTKAQVAPKELFASPGRIDVKCGFEIGMKLEAVDRMNPSLICVATITDVVDDRFLVHFDNWDDTYDYWCDASSPYIHPIGWCQERNLPLTPPQDYPDQGRFSWSRYLEETGSKAVAADAFKVRSPHSFQPQMKLEAVDKRSPGLIRVATVEEVDTHRIKIHYDGWSHVYDEWVDSDHPDIHPAGWCEVTGHPLKIPPRDTKTQQPHGSNQPHVTPFSSLKTGGVREPPATGQSTYTSSVPCKPISQPRTNKYSFHNRKCPTPGCDGSGHVTGRFTAHHCISGCPLAERNQGRLKADLSDSECKRNLFFGQRTKKTHYRGRIGRPPKYRKNQQRDYQNMSSQGVYPSLFMSALSNQSDRTLSLCWEQHCKLLPGVQGIHASQVAAWSVEEVFRFVQNLIGCEEQARLFKEEMIDGEAFLLLTQTDIVKIMSIKLGPALKISNAILMFKSTDEGLK; translated from the exons CTCCTGCCCATCAGAAGGTGGAGGTGACTCCAGCTGTTGCAGTGGGTAACCCAGGTAAAGGAAGCAGAGCCAATGAGATGGCCACGCCTGCACTGACAGCACAGGTGGGCGGAGCTTGTAGCATTGTCCATGTCCTAGAGTTGAAGGAGGGGATGGCCATCCTGCCCAGTAGCAACCTCAAG TTCTGTGTGAGTGACTTAGGAGCTCTGAGCACACTGATCACCCCGGGCACCGCCAGCAGCACCGCTGAACCTGCAGCAGGGACTTCTGGGAGATCCACTGACGCAGAAAGAGTTCCAGACAAGCCAG ATGCGTCGGCTCCTGCCGGCTCTGGGAGGGGCGTGGCCCTGGAGCCAGAGAGGTTGGTGCCGGTCAAAGCTGAAGTCCAGGTTGATCCAGGACAACAGAACCATAATCCCAGAGCTCAGAGGACCTACACAGAGGAGCTCCGCAGAGACCCCATCACTGACAA GAGGAGCGTTGGCGTGGAGAAGGTGCCGGCAGGCGGGAGAGTCTCCCTCAACCCCGATCACTTGAAACCCATGAGGAAGAGGAAAAGGAAGGAGTACCTGAGTCCATCTGAGGAAGACTCTGACATCGAGGGCACG gaTGAGAAAATGGATGATTCTAAAGCAGAGGGCCGACACATCAGAGGAG GTGGAGACAGTAAGACAGAGCAGTGGACGTGGGCTCAGTACCTGGAGGAGACCAAAGCTGTTGCTGCTCCTAACAAGCTTTTCCAAGag TCCCAGAGAGTGCCGACAGTGAAGAACGGCTTCAAACAGGGGATGAAGCTGGAAGGCATCGACCCGCAGCATCCGTCCATGTACTTTGTCCTCACTGTAGCCGAG GTCTGCGGTTACCGGCTGCGGCTCCATTTTGATGGCTACTCTGACTGTCATGACTTCTGGGTGAATGCCAACTCTCCCGACATCCACGCTGCAGGCTGGTGTGAGAGCACAGGGCACAAACTGCACACCcccaaag GCTGTAAAGAGGAGGAGTTTACTTGGACCAACTATCTGAGAATGACTAAAGCACAAGTGGCTCCCAAAGAACTTTTTGCCAGTCCCGGAAGG ATCGATGTGAAGTGTGGTTTCGAGATAGGAATGAAGCTGGAGGCCGTCGATCGTATGAACCCCTCCCTGATCTGTGTAGCAACCATCACCGATGTGGTGGACGACCGCTTCCTGGTTCATTTTGACAATTGGGATGACACGTATGACTACTG GTGTGATGCCAGCAGTCCGTACATTCATCCTATTGGTTGGTGCCAAGAAAGGAACCTCCCACTAACACCACCCCAAG ATTATCCAGACCAGGGCCGGTTCTCCTGGTCTCGATACTTGGAGGAGACAGGATCCAAAGCAGTGGCTGCTGATGCCTTTAAAGTG CGGTCACCTCACAGCTTTCAGCCTCAGATGAAACTGGAGGCTGTGGACAAGAGAAGTCCCGGTCTCATAAGAGTGGCTACAGTTGAGGAGGTGGACACGCATCGCATTAAG ATCCATTATGATGGCTGGAGTCACGTCTATGATGAGTGGGTAGACTCAGATCACCCAGACATCCATCCAGCAGGCTGGTGCGAGGTGACCGGTCACCCGCTTAAAATCCCTCCACGGGACACCAAAACGCAGCAACCGCATGGTAGCAACCAGCCTCATGTGACTCCTTTTTCTTCACTTAAAACTGGAG GTGTGAGGGAGCCTCCTGCTACAGGCCAGTCCACCTACACCTCCTCTGTTCCCTGTAAACCCATCAGTCAGCCCAGAACCAACAAATACAGCTTCCACAACAG GAAGTGTCCAACTCCAGGGTGTGACGGCTCAGGCCATGTCACCGGTCGTTTCACCGCCCATCACTGCATATCCGGCTGCCCATTGGCTGAGCGTAACCAGGGTAGGCTGAAGGCTGACCTATCAGACTCAGAGTGCAAGAGAAACCTCTTCTTTGGCCAGAGGACTAAGAAGACTCATTACCGTGGCAG gATTGGTCGTCCTCCCAAATACAGAAAGAATCAACAGAGGGACTACCAGA ACATGTCCTCACAGGGAGTGTATCCGTCACTGTTCATGTCAGCTTTGAGCAACCAATCAGACCGCACTCTGTCTTTGTGCTGGGAACAGCACTGCAAGCTGCTGCCCGGCGTTCAGGGCATTCACGCCAGCCAGGTGGCCGCATGGAGTGTCGAGGAG GTCTTCAGATTTGTCCAGAATTTAATTGGCTGTGAAGAACAGGCTCGTCTCTTCAAAGAAGAG ATGATCGACGGAGAGGCTTTCCTGCTGCTGACCCAGACCGACATTGTGAAGATCATGAGCATTAAGCTAGGCCCCGCCCTCAAGATTTCCAACGCCATCCTCATGTTCAAGAGCACAGACGAGGGACTCAAGTGA
- the l3mbtl1 gene encoding lethal(3)malignant brain tumor-like protein 1 isoform X4: MSAKVNMEAPAKEPDCTPMDPSSSSPTETILICGGDGVAKKARPQPHTTTALLLPGELISPAHQKVEVTPAVAVGNPGKGSRANEMATPALTAQVGGACSIVHVLELKEGMAILPSSNLKFCVSDLGALSTLITPGTASSTAEPAAGTSGRSTDAERVPDKPALSVTDASAPAGSGRGVALEPERLVPVKAEVQVDPGQQNHNPRAQRTYTEELRRDPITDKRSVGVEKVPAGGRVSLNPDHLKPMRKRKRKEYLSPSEEDSDIEGTDEKMDDSKAEGRHIRGGGDSKTEQWTWAQYLEETKAVAAPNKLFQESQRVPTVKNGFKQGMKLEGIDPQHPSMYFVLTVAEVCGYRLRLHFDGYSDCHDFWVNANSPDIHAAGWCESTGHKLHTPKGCKEEEFTWTNYLRMTKAQVAPKELFASPGRIDVKCGFEIGMKLEAVDRMNPSLICVATITDVVDDRFLVHFDNWDDTYDYWCDASSPYIHPIGWCQERNLPLTPPQDYPDQGRFSWSRYLEETGSKAVAADAFKVRSPHSFQPQMKLEAVDKRSPGLIRVATVEEVDTHRIKIHYDGWSHVYDEWVDSDHPDIHPAGWCEVTGHPLKIPPRDTKTQQPHGVREPPATGQSTYTSSVPCKPISQPRTNKYSFHNRKCPTPGCDGSGHVTGRFTAHHCISGCPLAERNQGRLKADLSDSECKRNLFFGQRTKKTHYRGRIGRPPKYRKNQQRDYQNMSSQGVYPSLFMSALSNQSDRTLSLCWEQHCKLLPGVQGIHASQVAAWSVEEVFRFVQNLIGCEEQARLFKEEMIDGEAFLLLTQTDIVKIMSIKLGPALKISNAILMFKSTDEGLK; this comes from the exons CTCCTGCCCATCAGAAGGTGGAGGTGACTCCAGCTGTTGCAGTGGGTAACCCAGGTAAAGGAAGCAGAGCCAATGAGATGGCCACGCCTGCACTGACAGCACAGGTGGGCGGAGCTTGTAGCATTGTCCATGTCCTAGAGTTGAAGGAGGGGATGGCCATCCTGCCCAGTAGCAACCTCAAG TTCTGTGTGAGTGACTTAGGAGCTCTGAGCACACTGATCACCCCGGGCACCGCCAGCAGCACCGCTGAACCTGCAGCAGGGACTTCTGGGAGATCCACTGACGCAGAAAGAGTTCCAGACAAGCCAG CCCTGTCTGTGACAGATGCGTCGGCTCCTGCCGGCTCTGGGAGGGGCGTGGCCCTGGAGCCAGAGAGGTTGGTGCCGGTCAAAGCTGAAGTCCAGGTTGATCCAGGACAACAGAACCATAATCCCAGAGCTCAGAGGACCTACACAGAGGAGCTCCGCAGAGACCCCATCACTGACAA GAGGAGCGTTGGCGTGGAGAAGGTGCCGGCAGGCGGGAGAGTCTCCCTCAACCCCGATCACTTGAAACCCATGAGGAAGAGGAAAAGGAAGGAGTACCTGAGTCCATCTGAGGAAGACTCTGACATCGAGGGCACG gaTGAGAAAATGGATGATTCTAAAGCAGAGGGCCGACACATCAGAGGAG GTGGAGACAGTAAGACAGAGCAGTGGACGTGGGCTCAGTACCTGGAGGAGACCAAAGCTGTTGCTGCTCCTAACAAGCTTTTCCAAGag TCCCAGAGAGTGCCGACAGTGAAGAACGGCTTCAAACAGGGGATGAAGCTGGAAGGCATCGACCCGCAGCATCCGTCCATGTACTTTGTCCTCACTGTAGCCGAG GTCTGCGGTTACCGGCTGCGGCTCCATTTTGATGGCTACTCTGACTGTCATGACTTCTGGGTGAATGCCAACTCTCCCGACATCCACGCTGCAGGCTGGTGTGAGAGCACAGGGCACAAACTGCACACCcccaaag GCTGTAAAGAGGAGGAGTTTACTTGGACCAACTATCTGAGAATGACTAAAGCACAAGTGGCTCCCAAAGAACTTTTTGCCAGTCCCGGAAGG ATCGATGTGAAGTGTGGTTTCGAGATAGGAATGAAGCTGGAGGCCGTCGATCGTATGAACCCCTCCCTGATCTGTGTAGCAACCATCACCGATGTGGTGGACGACCGCTTCCTGGTTCATTTTGACAATTGGGATGACACGTATGACTACTG GTGTGATGCCAGCAGTCCGTACATTCATCCTATTGGTTGGTGCCAAGAAAGGAACCTCCCACTAACACCACCCCAAG ATTATCCAGACCAGGGCCGGTTCTCCTGGTCTCGATACTTGGAGGAGACAGGATCCAAAGCAGTGGCTGCTGATGCCTTTAAAGTG CGGTCACCTCACAGCTTTCAGCCTCAGATGAAACTGGAGGCTGTGGACAAGAGAAGTCCCGGTCTCATAAGAGTGGCTACAGTTGAGGAGGTGGACACGCATCGCATTAAG ATCCATTATGATGGCTGGAGTCACGTCTATGATGAGTGGGTAGACTCAGATCACCCAGACATCCATCCAGCAGGCTGGTGCGAGGTGACCGGTCACCCGCTTAAAATCCCTCCACGGGACACCAAAACGCAGCAACCGCATG GTGTGAGGGAGCCTCCTGCTACAGGCCAGTCCACCTACACCTCCTCTGTTCCCTGTAAACCCATCAGTCAGCCCAGAACCAACAAATACAGCTTCCACAACAG GAAGTGTCCAACTCCAGGGTGTGACGGCTCAGGCCATGTCACCGGTCGTTTCACCGCCCATCACTGCATATCCGGCTGCCCATTGGCTGAGCGTAACCAGGGTAGGCTGAAGGCTGACCTATCAGACTCAGAGTGCAAGAGAAACCTCTTCTTTGGCCAGAGGACTAAGAAGACTCATTACCGTGGCAG gATTGGTCGTCCTCCCAAATACAGAAAGAATCAACAGAGGGACTACCAGA ACATGTCCTCACAGGGAGTGTATCCGTCACTGTTCATGTCAGCTTTGAGCAACCAATCAGACCGCACTCTGTCTTTGTGCTGGGAACAGCACTGCAAGCTGCTGCCCGGCGTTCAGGGCATTCACGCCAGCCAGGTGGCCGCATGGAGTGTCGAGGAG GTCTTCAGATTTGTCCAGAATTTAATTGGCTGTGAAGAACAGGCTCGTCTCTTCAAAGAAGAG ATGATCGACGGAGAGGCTTTCCTGCTGCTGACCCAGACCGACATTGTGAAGATCATGAGCATTAAGCTAGGCCCCGCCCTCAAGATTTCCAACGCCATCCTCATGTTCAAGAGCACAGACGAGGGACTCAAGTGA
- the l3mbtl1 gene encoding lethal(3)malignant brain tumor-like protein 1 isoform X2, whose translation MSAKVNMEAPAKEPDCTPMDPSSSSPTETILICGGDGVAKKARPQPHTTTALLLPAPAHQKVEVTPAVAVGNPGKGSRANEMATPALTAQVGGACSIVHVLELKEGMAILPSSNLKFCVSDLGALSTLITPGTASSTAEPAAGTSGRSTDAERVPDKPALSVTDASAPAGSGRGVALEPERLVPVKAEVQVDPGQQNHNPRAQRTYTEELRRDPITDKRSVGVEKVPAGGRVSLNPDHLKPMRKRKRKEYLSPSEEDSDIEGTDEKMDDSKAEGRHIRGGGDSKTEQWTWAQYLEETKAVAAPNKLFQESQRVPTVKNGFKQGMKLEGIDPQHPSMYFVLTVAEVCGYRLRLHFDGYSDCHDFWVNANSPDIHAAGWCESTGHKLHTPKGCKEEEFTWTNYLRMTKAQVAPKELFASPGRIDVKCGFEIGMKLEAVDRMNPSLICVATITDVVDDRFLVHFDNWDDTYDYWCDASSPYIHPIGWCQERNLPLTPPQDYPDQGRFSWSRYLEETGSKAVAADAFKVRSPHSFQPQMKLEAVDKRSPGLIRVATVEEVDTHRIKIHYDGWSHVYDEWVDSDHPDIHPAGWCEVTGHPLKIPPRDTKTQQPHGSNQPHVTPFSSLKTGGVREPPATGQSTYTSSVPCKPISQPRTNKYSFHNRKCPTPGCDGSGHVTGRFTAHHCISGCPLAERNQGRLKADLSDSECKRNLFFGQRTKKTHYRGRIGRPPKYRKNQQRDYQNMSSQGVYPSLFMSALSNQSDRTLSLCWEQHCKLLPGVQGIHASQVAAWSVEEVFRFVQNLIGCEEQARLFKEEMIDGEAFLLLTQTDIVKIMSIKLGPALKISNAILMFKSTDEGLK comes from the exons CTCCTGCCCATCAGAAGGTGGAGGTGACTCCAGCTGTTGCAGTGGGTAACCCAGGTAAAGGAAGCAGAGCCAATGAGATGGCCACGCCTGCACTGACAGCACAGGTGGGCGGAGCTTGTAGCATTGTCCATGTCCTAGAGTTGAAGGAGGGGATGGCCATCCTGCCCAGTAGCAACCTCAAG TTCTGTGTGAGTGACTTAGGAGCTCTGAGCACACTGATCACCCCGGGCACCGCCAGCAGCACCGCTGAACCTGCAGCAGGGACTTCTGGGAGATCCACTGACGCAGAAAGAGTTCCAGACAAGCCAG CCCTGTCTGTGACAGATGCGTCGGCTCCTGCCGGCTCTGGGAGGGGCGTGGCCCTGGAGCCAGAGAGGTTGGTGCCGGTCAAAGCTGAAGTCCAGGTTGATCCAGGACAACAGAACCATAATCCCAGAGCTCAGAGGACCTACACAGAGGAGCTCCGCAGAGACCCCATCACTGACAA GAGGAGCGTTGGCGTGGAGAAGGTGCCGGCAGGCGGGAGAGTCTCCCTCAACCCCGATCACTTGAAACCCATGAGGAAGAGGAAAAGGAAGGAGTACCTGAGTCCATCTGAGGAAGACTCTGACATCGAGGGCACG gaTGAGAAAATGGATGATTCTAAAGCAGAGGGCCGACACATCAGAGGAG GTGGAGACAGTAAGACAGAGCAGTGGACGTGGGCTCAGTACCTGGAGGAGACCAAAGCTGTTGCTGCTCCTAACAAGCTTTTCCAAGag TCCCAGAGAGTGCCGACAGTGAAGAACGGCTTCAAACAGGGGATGAAGCTGGAAGGCATCGACCCGCAGCATCCGTCCATGTACTTTGTCCTCACTGTAGCCGAG GTCTGCGGTTACCGGCTGCGGCTCCATTTTGATGGCTACTCTGACTGTCATGACTTCTGGGTGAATGCCAACTCTCCCGACATCCACGCTGCAGGCTGGTGTGAGAGCACAGGGCACAAACTGCACACCcccaaag GCTGTAAAGAGGAGGAGTTTACTTGGACCAACTATCTGAGAATGACTAAAGCACAAGTGGCTCCCAAAGAACTTTTTGCCAGTCCCGGAAGG ATCGATGTGAAGTGTGGTTTCGAGATAGGAATGAAGCTGGAGGCCGTCGATCGTATGAACCCCTCCCTGATCTGTGTAGCAACCATCACCGATGTGGTGGACGACCGCTTCCTGGTTCATTTTGACAATTGGGATGACACGTATGACTACTG GTGTGATGCCAGCAGTCCGTACATTCATCCTATTGGTTGGTGCCAAGAAAGGAACCTCCCACTAACACCACCCCAAG ATTATCCAGACCAGGGCCGGTTCTCCTGGTCTCGATACTTGGAGGAGACAGGATCCAAAGCAGTGGCTGCTGATGCCTTTAAAGTG CGGTCACCTCACAGCTTTCAGCCTCAGATGAAACTGGAGGCTGTGGACAAGAGAAGTCCCGGTCTCATAAGAGTGGCTACAGTTGAGGAGGTGGACACGCATCGCATTAAG ATCCATTATGATGGCTGGAGTCACGTCTATGATGAGTGGGTAGACTCAGATCACCCAGACATCCATCCAGCAGGCTGGTGCGAGGTGACCGGTCACCCGCTTAAAATCCCTCCACGGGACACCAAAACGCAGCAACCGCATGGTAGCAACCAGCCTCATGTGACTCCTTTTTCTTCACTTAAAACTGGAG GTGTGAGGGAGCCTCCTGCTACAGGCCAGTCCACCTACACCTCCTCTGTTCCCTGTAAACCCATCAGTCAGCCCAGAACCAACAAATACAGCTTCCACAACAG GAAGTGTCCAACTCCAGGGTGTGACGGCTCAGGCCATGTCACCGGTCGTTTCACCGCCCATCACTGCATATCCGGCTGCCCATTGGCTGAGCGTAACCAGGGTAGGCTGAAGGCTGACCTATCAGACTCAGAGTGCAAGAGAAACCTCTTCTTTGGCCAGAGGACTAAGAAGACTCATTACCGTGGCAG gATTGGTCGTCCTCCCAAATACAGAAAGAATCAACAGAGGGACTACCAGA ACATGTCCTCACAGGGAGTGTATCCGTCACTGTTCATGTCAGCTTTGAGCAACCAATCAGACCGCACTCTGTCTTTGTGCTGGGAACAGCACTGCAAGCTGCTGCCCGGCGTTCAGGGCATTCACGCCAGCCAGGTGGCCGCATGGAGTGTCGAGGAG GTCTTCAGATTTGTCCAGAATTTAATTGGCTGTGAAGAACAGGCTCGTCTCTTCAAAGAAGAG ATGATCGACGGAGAGGCTTTCCTGCTGCTGACCCAGACCGACATTGTGAAGATCATGAGCATTAAGCTAGGCCCCGCCCTCAAGATTTCCAACGCCATCCTCATGTTCAAGAGCACAGACGAGGGACTCAAGTGA